Part of the Mycolicibacterium mengxianglii genome is shown below.
CAATGTCGCAGGCGACGTCAGTGGTGCTGCGGCCGGTGGCGTACGCATGCGCGCGCAGCCGGACCAGTGCTGCGGTGGCCTCGATGTTCAGCTGAGCCATCAACATGCCGGTGGCCTGGCTGACCTCAGCGCGGGTCAGCGCATTGAGCTCAGTCCACGCAAAGCTGCCGGGCGTGGCAGCTGCCTCGTCCAAGTCTTCGTCGAGCAGGTCCAGCAGGGGCAGCTGAGCCAGCTCGGCGGCGGCCACCGCCCCCATTGCCTGGTGGTCGGTGAATGTAGCGGGCTGCGCCTGGAAGAGATCGAGGGCGCCGACATATTCGCCGGCCACCACAATGGGCACCGCGTAGACGCCGCGAATCTGGTGAGACAGCATGGCGGGGCCGTAGGCGGGCCATCGGTTCTCGCCAGGGTCGGCGAGGTCGGTGACGATGACGGGTCCGCGGCGGGCCACTGCATCCAGGCAGGGACCCTCGCCGTAGGTGAACTGCTCCTCGTCGTACTTGCGTGCCTTGGGTGTGCTGGCTCCTAGCGTCCCGACGTTGGAGCCG
Proteins encoded:
- a CDS encoding GAF and ANTAR domain-containing protein, which gives rise to MGERRRPGAADRLCKACVELLGIDAVAISLVFDGSNVGTLGASTPKARKYDEEQFTYGEGPCLDAVARRGPVIVTDLADPGENRWPAYGPAMLSHQIRGVYAVPIVVAGEYVGALDLFQAQPATFTDHQAMGAVAAAELAQLPLLDLLDEDLDEAAATPGSFAWTELNALTRAEVSQATGMLMAQLNIEATAALVRLRAHAYATGRSTTDVACDIVARRLRLDPH